Proteins co-encoded in one Malus sylvestris chromosome 9, drMalSylv7.2, whole genome shotgun sequence genomic window:
- the LOC126582880 gene encoding protein DEEPER ROOTING 1-like — translation MKLFSWMQNKINGKQGNKKPNTVSTTTHSAKHEPREEFSDWPHGLLAIGTFGNNELKEQKAAQSQDIQEDPSSSEEILDNFTSEEVGKLQKELTKLLTRKPDIEKQIADLPLDRFLNCPSSLEVDRRTSNALCSDSSDDHKDEDIEKTISVILGRCKDIYADNKKAIGKKSISFLLKKMFVCRSGFAPASSLRDTLQESRMEKLLRVMLNKNIINPQGASRASSMKKYLEDRQNPTKKGNNNEDDTKEKINDGCKWVKTDSEYIVLEI, via the exons atgaag CTTTTTAGTTGGATGCAAAATAAGATCAATGGGAAGCAAGGAAACAAGAAACCAAATACAGTTTCTACTACAACCC ATTCTGCAAAACACGAGCCACGCGAAGAATTCAGTGACTGGCCTCATGGATTATTAGCAATTGGAACTTTTGGAAACAATGAATTGAAAGAACAAAAAGCTGCTCAAAGCCAAGATATTCAGGAAGATCCGTCTTCATCCGAAGAAATCCTTGATAATTTCACATCAGAGGAAGTAGGTAAATTGCAAAAAGAGTTGACGAAACTCTTAACGCGAAAACCAGACATAGAAAAGCAAATCGCAGATCTTCCGTTGGACAGATTTCTAAATTGCCCGTCGAGCTTGGAGGTTGATCGGAGAACCAGCAACGCCCTTTGCTCCGATTCATCAGATGATCACAAGGATGAAGATATTGAGAAAACTATTAGTGTCATACTTGGTAGATGCAAAGACATATATGCAGACAATAAGAAGGCAATTGGGAAGAAatcaatttcttttcttcttaagaAGATGTTCGTTTGTCGAAGTGGATTTGCACCAGCATCAAGTTTGAGAGATACACTTCAAGAGTCGAGAATGGAGAAG CTTCTTAGGGTAATGCTTAACAAGAACATCATCAATCCGCAAGGTGCTTCTCGAGCATCATCAATGAAGAAATACCTCGAGGACAGACAGAATCCAACAAAGAAGGGAAATAACAATGAAGATGATACAAAAGAGAAGATTAATGATGGATGTAAATGGGTCAAGACAGATTCTGAAT ATATAGTACTAGAAATTTGA